A window of Plantibacter sp. PA-3-X8 genomic DNA:
CGTTGGTCCCTGCCGCCGGGTACTACGAGTGGCACACCGAGGGTGCGACGAAGACCCCGTACTACGTGCAGACCGCTGGTGGTGAACCGATCGTCTTCGCGGCCCTCTACTCGTGGTGGCGCGATCGCTCGCTACCGGACGACGACCCACGGCGTTGGGTGCTGAGTGCGACCATCCTCACGAGGCCGGCGGTCGGTCCCTTGCAGGAGCTGCACCCACGGACGCCCGTGACGCTGCCTCCGGAATGCTGGGACGCCTGGCTCGATCCGCACCACGAGGCCGACCAGGACGAGGTCGACGAGATGGTGTCCGCAGCGACCGACGTCGCGGAGCAGCTCGTCTTCCACCGGGTGGCGCCGTTGCAGGGCGATGGTCCTGAGCTCCTCCTCCCCGTCCAGGAGTAGCCGCAGGAGAGTCGCCCGGAGGCGCGGAACCGCCCCGGAGACACGAAACCCACCCCGGACACACAGAACCGCCCCTGACGCGAACGTCAGGGGCGGTTCTCGGTGTCTCAGACGCGAGGGCTGGAATGACCGGCCGCTCGGATCGTCAGCTCCGACTGATCAGAGAATCAGAGGGGGCGGATGTTCTCGGCCTGCAGGCCCTTGGGGCCCTGGTTGGTCTCGAACTCGACCTTCTGGTTCTCCTCGAGCGAGCGGTAGCCGCTCGTCGCGATGGCGGAGAAGTGTGCGAAGACGTCGGCGCTGCCGTCGTCAGGAGTGATGAATCCGAAGCCCTTTTCGGCGTTGAACCACTTCACAGTTCCAGTTGACATGTATTTCCTCTTTCATGAGTGACCGTTCCCGACTTTCGGGCCCGTTCGTCGCGGTGTTCTTTGCTCGCTCCTCAGAAAAGCAGCGTATCCATCGGTGGAAACGCGGCTTGAAATACCTGCGCAACACAACAACTTCGATCCACGTTAGCCCATCTCGGCTCGAAACGGCAGCCGAACACGTAACGGATTGGCCAATTCTGCGTCTTTTCTCGACAACTGGCGGGTGAGTGGCCTGATCTGGGGTCGGATGTCGTGATGTGGG
This region includes:
- a CDS encoding SOS response-associated peptidase codes for the protein MCGRFVVTESTEELIELFDIDHAAAELPGPSYNVRPTEQIPIILDSVKTGPVVRRLESARWSLVPSFATELKSQYPTFNARAEEVTTKPTFAPSVKQKRALVPAAGYYEWHTEGATKTPYYVQTAGGEPIVFAALYSWWRDRSLPDDDPRRWVLSATILTRPAVGPLQELHPRTPVTLPPECWDAWLDPHHEADQDEVDEMVSAATDVAEQLVFHRVAPLQGDGPELLLPVQE
- a CDS encoding cold-shock protein is translated as MSTGTVKWFNAEKGFGFITPDDGSADVFAHFSAIATSGYRSLEENQKVEFETNQGPKGLQAENIRPL